In one window of Hevea brasiliensis isolate MT/VB/25A 57/8 chromosome 10, ASM3005281v1, whole genome shotgun sequence DNA:
- the LOC131168954 gene encoding receptor-like protein EIX2 produces MEKSMSALLTISFLWIATISLGICYGNFNSGCSPSEREALLKFQHELIDPLNRLSSWGGKEDCCRWFGVICHNLTGHVIELHLGSLSYEGYYGEADKEYYMKPTFSGKISPSLLNLKHLRHLDLSNNDFGGIQIPKFLGSMGSLRYLNLSGAGFGGMVPHELGNLSNLHYLNLKAGGYYYPYVENLHWLSSLSVLEFLDLSNVNLSQTFNWLKVMNRLPSLVELHLSNCKLQHHHPLISVNFSCLSTLDLSSNIFPELFIPNWIFHLKSLTSLNLAENQFQGPIPKDFQNMTSLQKLVLSSNNFNSSIPNWFSHLGNLVSVNLASNSFEGPISIEPQNITSLKELDLSRNYLNSSIPNWLYNCSHLELLDLAYNSLQGKISSAIAGLTSLTNLDLSTNKELELDGGIPRPLKNLCNLRFLSLSGVKLSQDINDILEILSGCVSNGLESLELDGCQLFGRLTDHPSHFRNLVNLRLSVNSISGTLPVWFGALANVVEIDIAHNLLEGNVSEIHFTNLTKLESFDASENHLMLRVCSNWIPPFDHIEFLRLRSWVIGPQFPVWLHSLKYLREVDLSNTKISSIPYWFWNMSAQFHYLNISHNQIHGTIPHIANIDPSNSSIDLSSNHFSGPLPWIYASVETLILHNNSFSGSISHFLCYKKNQVKGMINLNLDNNLLSGEIPDCWMNWPELLFLTLNNNNLRGNIPKSIGALTSLESLHLRNNNLSGEIPLSLQNCSKLTTLDIGENELIGHIPTWIGERLSNLVILNFRANKFHGHIPKELCHLASLQILDLSHNNLSGIFPSCIKNFSSMTKIDSVAQVFNVYSGYLYFGDDALIVMKGRMVEYEKILKFVKSIDLSDNNLSGEIPKEITSLLSLQSLNLSDNLFFGKILEDIGDMKMIEVLDFSQNQLFGGIPQSIADLTFLNLLNLSNNNLSGRIPTSTRFLTFSSSSFVGNKGLCGPPVSENCSENGVILNNGKDEGKGKGDGAEVDWFYVSMVLGFIVGFWSVLGPLAINRRWSVFRENL; encoded by the exons ATGGAAAAATCAATGAGTGCTCTACTTACAATTTCTTTCCTCTGGATTGCAACTATTAGTCTTGGCATCTGCTATGGAAACTTCAATTCTGGTTGTAGTCCAAGTGAGAGAGAGGCTCTCTTGAAGTTCCAGCATGAGCTCATAGATCCTCTAAACCGGCTTTCATCTTGGGGTGGTAAAGAGGATTGTTGCAGATGGTTTGGAGTGATCTGCCACAACTTAACAGGCCATGTCATTGAACTCCATCTTGGAAGTCTTTCTTACGAAGGATATTACGGGGAAGCAGACAAGGAATACTATATGAAGCCAACATTTAGTGGTAAGATTAGTCCATCTCTACTCAACTTGAAGCATTTGAGGCACTTGGATCTAAGCAATAATGATTTTGGAGGAATTCAAATTCCCAAATTCCTTGGCTCTATGGGGAGTTTAAGATACCTTAATCTCTCGGGTGCTGGATTTGGGGGAATGGTTCCTCATGAACTTGGTAATCTTTCCAATCTTCACTACCTTAATCTCAAAGCTGGTGGCTATTATTATCCATATGTTGAGAATTTGCATTGGCTTTCTAGTCTTTCtgtcctagaattccttgatTTGAGTAATGTGAATCTTAGCCAAACCTTCAATTGGTTGAAAGTGATGAACAGGCTTCCTTCTCTAGTAGAATTACACTTGTCAAATTGCAAGCTTCAGCATCATCATCCACTCATAAGTGTTAATTTTTCCTGTCTTTCCACTCTTGATTTGTCATCAAATATTTTTCCTGAACTTTTTATTCCTAATTGGATTTTTCATCttaaatctcttacatctctTAATCTAGCCGAAAATCAATTTCAAGGACCAATCCCTAAAGATTTTCAAAATATGACTTCACTCCAAAAATTGGTCCTCTcatcaaataattttaattcttcaattcCCAATTGGTTTTCTCATCTTGGAAATCTTGTTTCTGTTAATTTAGCCAGTAATAGCTTTGAAGGTCCGATTTCTATTGAACCTCAAAACATCACTTCTTTGAAGGAACTTGATTTATCTCGAAACTATTTGAATTCCTCCATACCCAATTGGTTATACAATTGTAGCCACCTTGAGCTCCTTGATCTTGCTTACAATTCCCTTCAAGGTAAAATTTCTAGCGCCATTGCAGGCCTTACCTCTCTCACCAACCTTGATTTGTCAACAAACAAAGAACTTGAACTCGATGGAGGAATTCCAAGACCATTAAAAAATCTTTGCAATTTGAGGTTCCTCTCTTTGTCAGGAGTCAAGCTAAGCCAAGACATAAATGATATCCTTGAGATTCTATCAGGATGTGTTTCAAATGGGCTAGAGTCATTGGAGTTAGACGGTTGCCAATTATTTGGTCGTTTGACCGATCATCCCAGCCATTTTAGGAATTTGGTCAACCTTCGTCTTTCGGTTAATTCCATTTCAGGAACTCTCCCTGTGTGGTTTGGAGCACTTGCAAATGTGGTGGAGATAGATATTGCTCACAATTTATTAGAGGGTAATGTTTCTGAAATCCATTTTACAAACCTCACAAAATTGGAATCGTTTGATGCTTCTGAGAATCATTTGATGTTGAGAGTTTGTTCGAACTGGATTCCACCTTTTGATCATATTGAATTCTTAAGATTGAGATCTTGGGTTATTGGCCCACAATTTCCGGTATGGCTTCATTCTCTAAAATATTTACGTGAAGTGGATTTGTCAAACACAAAAATTTCTAGTATTCCCTACTGGTTCTGGAACATGTCTGCACAATTTCACTATTTAAATATCTCTCACAACCAAATCCATGGAACCATTCCTCATATCGCCAATATTGATCCATCTAATTCATCGATTGACTTGAGTTCAAATCACTTCAGTGGTCCATTACCTTGGATCTATGCCAGTGTGGAAACGTTGATTCTTCACAATAATTCATTTTCAGGTTCCATATCCCACTTCCTTTGTTATAAGAAGAATCAAGTGAAGGGAATGATTAATCTTAACCTTGACAATAATCTTTTATCCGGAGAAATACCAGATTGTTGGATGAATTGGCCAGAACTGTTGTTTTTAACTTTAAACAACAACAACTTGAGGGGCAATATTCCCAAGTCGATTGGGGCTTTAACGTCCCTTGAATCCTTGCATCTTCGAAATAATAACCTCTCAGGTGAAATACCTTTGTCACTTCAAAATTGTTCGAAGTTGACCACACTTGACATTGGTGAAAATGAACTGATCGGGCACATTCCAACATGGATTGGGGAAAGGCTTTCCAATTTGGTTATTCTCAACTTTCGTGCAAACAAGTTTCATGGGCATATACCTAAGGAACTTTGTCATTTGGCTTCTTTGCAGATTCTAGACCTTTCTCATAATAATCTCTCTGGCATCTTCCCAAGTTGCATTAAAAACTTTAGTTCAATGACTAAAATTGATTCAGTAGCACAAGTTTTTAATGTGTATTCTGGATATTTATATTTTGGAGATGATGCATTGATTGTGATGAAAGGAAGAATGGTTGAGTATGAGAAAATTCTAAAATTCGTGAAAAGTATAGATCTTTCCGACAATAATTTATCAGGAGAGATTCCAAAAGAAATAACAAGTCTTCTATCATTACAGTCTCTTAATTTGTCAGATAATTTGTTTTTTGGAAAGATTCTTGAGGATATTGGTGATATGAAAATGATAGAAGTTTTGGACTTTTCTCAAAATCAATTATTCGGAGGAATTCCTCAAAGCATCGCAGATCTAACATTTCTGAACTTGTTGAACTTGTCCAATaataatttgagtgggagaattCCTACAAGCACTCGATTCTTGACTTTTAGCTCTTCTAGCTTTGTTGGCAACAAAGGACTATGTGGACCTCCAGTCTCTGAGAATTGTAGCGAAAATGGCGTTATACTTAACAATGGAAAAGATGAAGGGAAAGGAAAGGGTGATGGTGCTGAAGTGGATTGGTTCTATGTGAGCATGGTACTTGGATTCATTGTGGGCTTTTGGAGTGTGTTGGGACCTCTAGCTATTAATAGACGATGGAG CGTTTTTAGAGAGAATTTGTAA